In Cedecea neteri, a single genomic region encodes these proteins:
- the ribD gene encoding bifunctional diaminohydroxyphosphoribosylaminopyrimidine deaminase/5-amino-6-(5-phosphoribosylamino)uracil reductase RibD, with translation MSLDEQFMARALELAKRGRFTTAPNPNVGCVIVKDGKIVGEGFHFRAGEPHAEVHALRMAGEQARGATAYVTLEPCSHHGRTPPCCDALIAAGVSRVVAAMQDPNPQVAGRGLYRLQQAGIEVSHGLMMNEAEALNRGFLKRMRTGFPYIQLKLGASLDGRTAMASGESKWITSPQARRDVQRQRARSAAILSSDATVLADNPSLTVRWDELDSVSQAIYAEQDLRQPIRIVLDRQNRVTPQHQIIANPGQTWLARSQADEQPWPEDVEQLLVPEHNGHLDLVVLMMQLGKRQVNSVWVEAGATLAGALLQAGLVDELIVYVAPKLLGNDARGLCELPGLEKLADAPEFSFSEVRQVGPDLCLHLTPIYGRQ, from the coding sequence ATGTCCCTTGATGAACAGTTTATGGCTCGAGCGCTTGAGCTGGCTAAGCGCGGGCGTTTTACCACCGCACCGAACCCGAATGTCGGCTGCGTGATAGTCAAAGACGGCAAGATTGTGGGGGAAGGGTTTCACTTTCGCGCCGGGGAACCTCATGCAGAAGTGCACGCTTTACGCATGGCAGGCGAACAGGCCCGGGGCGCCACGGCTTACGTCACGCTCGAGCCCTGCAGCCACCATGGCCGCACGCCACCGTGTTGTGATGCTTTGATTGCTGCGGGTGTGTCTCGCGTGGTGGCCGCCATGCAGGACCCTAATCCGCAGGTTGCCGGTCGGGGCCTCTACCGTTTGCAGCAGGCGGGCATTGAAGTCAGCCACGGCCTGATGATGAACGAAGCCGAAGCGCTGAACCGCGGGTTCCTCAAGCGTATGCGCACCGGATTCCCGTATATTCAGCTTAAGTTAGGTGCCTCGCTGGACGGCCGTACCGCGATGGCGAGCGGGGAGAGTAAATGGATTACCTCTCCCCAGGCGCGTCGCGATGTGCAGCGCCAGCGCGCGCGAAGTGCCGCGATTCTTTCCAGCGACGCGACCGTATTGGCAGATAACCCGTCATTAACGGTTCGCTGGGATGAACTGGATAGCGTCAGCCAGGCTATTTATGCCGAACAGGATTTGCGTCAGCCGATTCGTATTGTGCTGGATCGCCAAAACCGGGTAACGCCGCAGCACCAAATTATTGCCAATCCGGGGCAAACCTGGCTCGCCCGCAGCCAGGCGGATGAACAACCCTGGCCGGAGGACGTCGAGCAACTGCTGGTGCCTGAACATAATGGCCACCTTGATTTGGTCGTGTTAATGATGCAGCTTGGCAAACGCCAGGTGAATTCTGTCTGGGTTGAGGCAGGGGCAACGCTTGCCGGGGCGCTGTTACAGGCAGGGCTGGTGGACGAGCTGATTGTCTATGTCGCACCAAAATTATTAGGCAATGATGCCCGCGGTTTGTGCGAGCTTCCTGGCCTTGAAAAACTTGCTGATGCGCCGGAGTTCAGCTTTAGCGAAGTCCGCCAGGTTGGCCCCGATTTGTGCCTGCATTTGACGCCCATTTACGGACGCCAGTAA
- the thiL gene encoding thiamine-phosphate kinase, translating to MACGEFSLIARYFDRVTSSRRDVEAGIGDDCALLSVPEKQLLAISTDTLVSGNHFLPDIDPRDLGYKALAVNLSDLAAMGADPAWLTLAITLPEVDEAWLEAFSDSLFEQLDYYDMQLIGGDTTRGPLSLTLGIHGMIPAGRALKRSGAKAGDWIYVTGTPGDSAAGLAILQERLQVANAQHADYLLKRHLRPTPRVLHGQALRDLANSAIDLSDGLISDLGHILKASDCGARIDLDLLPYSEALREHVEPEQALKWAMSGGEDYELCFTVPELNRGALDVAIGNLGVPYTCIGQIVSASEGLQFTREGKPVTLEMKGYDHFS from the coding sequence ATGGCATGCGGTGAGTTTTCCCTGATTGCCCGTTACTTCGATCGCGTTACAAGTTCTCGTCGTGATGTGGAAGCCGGTATTGGCGACGACTGTGCGTTGCTGTCGGTACCCGAAAAACAACTGCTGGCGATCAGCACCGATACGCTGGTGAGCGGTAATCACTTCCTGCCGGATATCGATCCGCGGGATTTGGGCTATAAGGCGCTGGCGGTGAATTTAAGCGATCTGGCCGCAATGGGCGCAGATCCCGCCTGGCTGACGCTGGCGATCACGCTCCCGGAAGTGGATGAAGCGTGGCTGGAGGCATTCAGCGACAGCCTGTTCGAACAGCTGGATTATTACGATATGCAGCTGATTGGCGGCGACACAACCCGCGGTCCGCTTTCCCTGACGTTGGGCATTCACGGTATGATCCCTGCCGGACGAGCGCTCAAGCGTAGCGGTGCAAAAGCCGGGGACTGGATCTATGTCACCGGCACGCCGGGCGACAGCGCGGCTGGCCTTGCTATCCTGCAGGAACGTCTGCAGGTTGCGAATGCACAGCATGCGGATTACCTGCTCAAGCGACATTTACGCCCAACGCCGCGTGTTTTACACGGCCAGGCGCTGCGCGATCTGGCCAACAGCGCCATCGATCTTTCTGACGGACTGATTTCCGATCTCGGTCATATCCTGAAGGCCAGCGACTGCGGGGCACGTATCGATCTCGATTTGCTGCCGTATTCCGAAGCATTGCGCGAGCATGTTGAACCAGAGCAGGCGCTGAAATGGGCGATGTCCGGGGGCGAAGACTATGAGCTGTGCTTCACCGTGCCGGAGCTAAACCGTGGCGCACTGGACGTGGCTATCGGCAATCTGGGCGTGCCTTATACCTGTATCGGGCAGATTGTTTCTGCGTCGGAAGGGTTACAGTTTACCCGCGAAGGGAAGCCGGTGACGCTGGAGATGAAGGGTTACGACCACTTTTCGTAG
- the dxs gene encoding 1-deoxy-D-xylulose-5-phosphate synthase, with product MSFDIAKYPTLALVDASPDLRVLPKESLPKLCDELRRYLLDSVSRSSGHFASGLGTVELTVALHYVYNTPFDQLIWDVGHQAYPHKILTGRRDKIGTIRQKGGLHPFPWRAESEYDVLSVGHSSTSISAGIGIAVAAEKEGKDRKTVCVIGDGAITAGMAFEAMNHAGDIRPDMLVVLNDNEMSISENVGALNNHLAQLLSGKLYSTLREGGKKVFSGVPPIKELLKRTEEHIKGMVVPGTLFEELGFNYIGPIDGHDVIGLVNTLKNMRSLKGPQFLHIMTKKGRGYAPAEKDPISFHAVPKFDPQSGTLPKSTGGLPSYSKIFGNWLCETAAHDDKLMAITPAMREGSGMVEFSRQYPDQYFDVAIAEQHAVTFAAGLAIGGYKPVVAIYSTFLQRAYDQVIHDVAIQKLPVMFAIDRAGIVGADGQTHQGAFDISFLRCIPDMVIMTPSDENECRQMLHTGYHYSAGPSAVRYPRGTGTGAELEPLAELPIGKGVVKREGEKIALLNFGTLLPEAAAAAEALNATLVDMRFVKPLDEALILELAASYDSLVTIEENAIMGGAGSGVNEVLMAHRKPVPVLNLGLPDFFIPQGTQEEARAAIGLDAAGIEAKIRSWLS from the coding sequence ATGAGTTTTGATATCGCCAAATACCCGACCCTCGCTCTGGTGGATGCCAGCCCGGATCTGCGAGTGCTGCCTAAAGAGAGCTTGCCTAAGCTTTGCGATGAGCTGCGCCGTTATCTGCTCGACAGCGTAAGCCGCTCCAGCGGGCACTTTGCCTCCGGCCTCGGCACGGTCGAACTGACCGTGGCGCTGCACTACGTCTATAACACGCCGTTTGATCAACTCATCTGGGACGTCGGCCACCAGGCCTATCCGCACAAAATTCTGACCGGCCGCCGCGATAAAATCGGCACTATTCGCCAGAAAGGCGGCCTGCATCCGTTCCCATGGCGCGCGGAAAGCGAGTACGACGTGCTGAGCGTGGGCCACTCTTCCACGTCCATTAGCGCAGGTATCGGGATCGCCGTCGCCGCTGAAAAGGAAGGAAAAGACCGCAAAACCGTCTGCGTAATTGGCGATGGCGCAATTACCGCCGGGATGGCCTTCGAAGCGATGAACCACGCCGGCGATATTCGCCCGGACATGCTGGTCGTGCTTAACGACAATGAAATGTCGATTTCCGAGAACGTCGGCGCGCTGAACAACCATCTGGCGCAGCTGCTTTCCGGCAAGCTTTATTCGACGTTACGTGAGGGCGGCAAGAAAGTCTTCTCAGGCGTACCGCCGATTAAAGAGCTGCTGAAGCGCACCGAAGAACACATCAAAGGCATGGTAGTGCCGGGCACGCTGTTTGAAGAACTCGGCTTTAACTACATCGGGCCAATTGATGGCCACGACGTGATTGGTCTGGTCAATACGCTGAAGAATATGCGCAGCCTGAAAGGCCCGCAGTTCCTGCATATCATGACTAAAAAAGGGCGTGGCTACGCGCCAGCGGAAAAAGATCCGATCAGCTTCCACGCTGTACCGAAGTTCGATCCCCAGAGCGGAACGCTGCCGAAAAGCACCGGTGGCCTGCCGAGTTACTCGAAGATTTTCGGCAACTGGCTGTGCGAAACCGCAGCCCACGATGACAAGCTGATGGCTATTACTCCCGCCATGCGCGAAGGCTCTGGCATGGTGGAGTTCTCGCGTCAGTATCCTGACCAGTACTTTGATGTCGCGATTGCCGAGCAGCACGCGGTGACCTTCGCTGCGGGCCTGGCGATTGGCGGCTATAAGCCAGTGGTTGCGATCTACTCCACCTTCCTGCAGCGCGCTTACGACCAGGTGATTCACGACGTAGCGATTCAGAAGCTGCCGGTGATGTTCGCCATCGACCGCGCCGGTATTGTCGGCGCTGACGGCCAGACGCACCAGGGTGCTTTTGATATCTCCTTCCTGCGCTGCATCCCGGACATGGTTATCATGACCCCGAGCGACGAAAACGAATGCCGCCAGATGCTGCATACGGGTTACCACTACAGTGCAGGCCCAAGTGCCGTGCGTTACCCGCGCGGGACCGGAACCGGCGCAGAGCTGGAACCGCTCGCGGAGCTGCCGATAGGTAAAGGCGTTGTGAAACGCGAAGGCGAAAAAATTGCGCTGCTCAACTTCGGCACTTTGCTGCCGGAAGCCGCCGCGGCAGCCGAAGCGCTGAACGCCACGCTGGTCGATATGCGTTTTGTTAAGCCCCTGGATGAAGCCTTGATTCTCGAACTTGCTGCCAGCTACGACTCTCTGGTAACGATTGAAGAGAACGCCATTATGGGCGGGGCCGGGAGCGGCGTAAACGAAGTGCTGATGGCACACCGTAAACCGGTTCCGGTGCTTAACCTCGGCCTGCCTGATTTCTTCATTCCTCAGGGCACTCAGGAAGAAGCGCGCGCGGCGATTGGCCTCGACGCCGCCGGGATCGAAGCTAAGATCCGGAGCTGGCTAAGTTAA
- the nusB gene encoding transcription antitermination factor NusB — protein sequence MKPAARRRARECAVQALYSWQLSKNDIADVEYQFLAEQDVKDVDVVYFRELLSGVATNSAYLDGLMKPYLSRLLEELGQVEKAVLRIALFELSKRDDVPYKVAINEAIELAKTFGAEDSHKFVNGVLDKAAPAIRPHKK from the coding sequence GTGAAACCTGCTGCTCGTCGCCGCGCCCGTGAGTGTGCCGTCCAGGCGCTCTACTCCTGGCAGTTGTCTAAAAACGACATCGCTGATGTTGAATACCAGTTCCTGGCGGAACAGGACGTCAAAGACGTTGACGTTGTCTACTTCCGCGAGCTGCTGAGCGGCGTGGCTACCAACAGCGCGTATCTGGATGGGCTGATGAAGCCTTACCTGTCCCGTCTGCTTGAAGAGCTGGGTCAGGTGGAAAAAGCGGTACTGCGCATTGCGCTGTTTGAACTGTCCAAACGTGATGATGTGCCGTACAAAGTGGCCATCAACGAAGCGATTGAGCTGGCGAAAACCTTCGGTGCCGAAGACAGCCATAAGTTCGTCAACGGCGTTCTCGACAAAGCCGCTCCCGCTATTCGTCCCCACAAGAAGTAA
- a CDS encoding aldo/keto reductase: protein MQYNPLGTTDLNVSRLCLGCMTFGEPDRGSHAWTLPEESSREIIRHALENGINFFDTSNNYSDGSSEEILGRALSDFARRQDVVVATKVYNKVGDLPQGLSRPQILRSIDDSLKRLGTDYVDLLQIHRWDYNTPIEETLEALNDVVKAGKARYIGASSMRSDQFAQALALQSQAGWARFVTMQDHYNLIYREEELEMLPLCYKENIAVIPWSPLARGKLTRPWGDTTARSVSDEVGKSLYQTNNENDALIAERLANIAADKGVSRAQVALAWLLSKPGIAAPVIGPSRQEQLDDLLGAVDLTLKQEEIAELETPYQRHPVAGYK from the coding sequence GTGCAATACAATCCTTTAGGTACCACCGACCTTAACGTCTCCCGCCTTTGCCTCGGCTGCATGACCTTTGGCGAACCGGACCGCGGCAGCCATGCCTGGACGCTTCCCGAAGAGAGCAGCCGGGAGATAATTCGCCATGCGCTGGAAAACGGCATCAATTTCTTCGACACCTCAAATAACTACTCCGACGGCAGCAGCGAAGAGATCTTAGGTCGTGCGCTGAGCGACTTTGCTCGCCGCCAGGACGTTGTGGTTGCCACTAAGGTTTACAACAAAGTTGGCGATTTACCTCAGGGCCTCTCCCGCCCACAGATCCTGCGTTCAATTGATGACAGCCTGAAACGGCTCGGTACCGACTACGTTGATTTACTGCAAATCCACCGCTGGGACTACAACACGCCCATTGAAGAGACGCTAGAGGCACTTAACGACGTGGTTAAGGCCGGGAAAGCACGTTATATCGGCGCCTCTTCAATGCGCAGCGATCAGTTTGCTCAGGCCCTCGCCTTGCAGTCTCAGGCAGGCTGGGCGCGGTTTGTCACCATGCAGGATCATTACAACCTGATTTATCGCGAAGAAGAGCTGGAGATGCTCCCGCTGTGCTACAAAGAAAATATTGCGGTGATCCCGTGGAGCCCTCTCGCGCGCGGCAAGCTGACTCGGCCATGGGGAGATACCACAGCCAGATCCGTCTCGGATGAAGTGGGAAAATCGCTGTACCAGACCAATAACGAAAACGACGCGCTTATCGCCGAGCGGCTGGCAAATATCGCAGCGGATAAGGGCGTTTCACGCGCGCAGGTAGCGCTGGCCTGGCTGCTCAGCAAACCGGGTATTGCCGCGCCTGTTATTGGCCCTTCAAGGCAGGAACAGCTGGATGATTTACTGGGTGCCGTAGATTTAACGTTGAAGCAGGAAGAAATTGCCGAGCTGGAAACCCCGTATCAGCGGCATCCGGTGGCAGGGTATAAATAA
- the ribE gene encoding 6,7-dimethyl-8-ribityllumazine synthase produces MNIIEAAVATPDARVAITIARFNNFINDSLLEGAIDALKRIGQVKDKNITVVWVPGAYELPLAADALAKTGKYDAVIALGTVIRGGTAHFEYVAGGASNGLLSVGQDSGIPVAFGVLTTESIEQAIERAGTKAGNKGAEAALTALEMINVLKAIKA; encoded by the coding sequence ATGAACATTATTGAAGCTGCTGTTGCTACTCCTGACGCTCGCGTCGCCATCACCATCGCGCGTTTTAACAACTTCATCAATGACAGCCTGCTGGAAGGTGCTATCGACGCCCTGAAACGCATTGGTCAGGTGAAAGACAAAAACATCACCGTAGTTTGGGTGCCAGGCGCTTACGAGCTGCCGCTGGCCGCTGATGCACTGGCAAAAACCGGTAAATACGATGCTGTTATCGCGCTGGGTACCGTGATTCGCGGAGGCACTGCACACTTCGAATACGTTGCCGGCGGTGCCAGCAACGGTCTGTTAAGCGTAGGCCAGGACAGCGGTATTCCCGTTGCCTTCGGCGTGCTGACCACTGAAAGCATTGAACAAGCCATCGAACGTGCTGGCACCAAAGCCGGTAACAAAGGTGCAGAAGCTGCACTGACCGCGCTTGAAATGATTAATGTATTGAAAGCCATCAAGGCCTGA